In the Anguilla anguilla isolate fAngAng1 chromosome 7, fAngAng1.pri, whole genome shotgun sequence genome, one interval contains:
- the LOC118232539 gene encoding zinc finger and SCAN domain-containing protein 20-like, whose protein sequence is MLVSLSLQSQVASIIDMLAKSAVAEICKLIDDGSAVWQLEISRRGKENDALRRKLLLLEHELQLRATSRCGQEMEFAATEETDIILIKEEKLEQDEEKCDRWETDGKSALEPSGPPDCWGRGSGEQAPYEEDWGEAMRPAKEVEFAEQPRPHPSEGEEPGCVGGGVKAEIEGDHSIFQRPRQSGPEGGGGQVNIPGPECVIGQGVDWGISGLEMGRPDPSWGENLHKATEERGICLRGQTSLNAGVACSRWAETPGKAAVGSGRTQVTCVYCGKHFAYLSYLKRHLRIHTGEKPYSCVQCGKRFSDGSSRNKHERIHTGRKPFSCAHCGKYFSRRCHLKRHQKLHGKMELLSCG, encoded by the exons ATGCTGGTCTCTTTGAGCTTACAGTCGCAAGTGGCTTCTATAATCGACATGTTGGCGAAATCGGCCGTAGCAGAGATTTGCAAGCTTATCGATGACGGTTCGGCGGTCTGGCAGCTGGAGATTTccaggagagggaaggagaacgATGCGCTTAGGCggaaactgctgctgctggagcacgAGCTACAGCTGCGGGCGACGTCAAGATGTGGGCAGGAAATGGAG TTTGCAGCCACTGAGGAGACTGACATCATATTAATCAAGGAAGAGAAACTGGAACAGGATGAGGAAAAGTGTGACAGATGGGAAACAGATGGAAAGA GTGCTTTAGAGCCCTCTGGCCCCCCTGActgttgggggaggggttctGGTGAGCAGGCACCCTATGAGGAGGACTGGGGGGAGGCTATGCGCCCTGCGAAGGAGGTAGAGTTTGCCGAGCAACCCAGGCCTCACCCCAGTGAAGGGGAAGAGCCAGGCTGTGTAGGAGGTGGGGTAAAGGCAGAGATAGAGGGAGATCATTCCATCTTCCAGAGACCCAGACAGTCAGGccctgaggggggtggggggcaggtgaATATCCCAGGCCCTGAGTGTGTAATTGGTCAGGGTGTGGACTGGGGGATTAGTGGCTTGGAAATGGGCAGGCCCGACCCCTCCTGGGGAGAGAATCTACACAAGGCCACAGAGGAGAGGGGCATTTGCCTCCGAGGCCAAACCTCCTTGAATGCAGGTGTCGCTTGCTCCAGGTGGGCGGAGACCCCGGGAAAAGCTGCAGTTGGGTCAGGACGGACACAGGTCACCTGCGTTTACTGCGGGAAGCACTTTGCTTACCTGAGCTACCTGAAACGGCACCtacgcatacacacaggtgAGAAGCCCTACAGCTGCGTCCAGTGTGGAAAGAGATTctctgatggcagcagcaggaacaAACATGAACGCATCCACACGGGACGGAAACCGTTCAGCTGTGCACACTGCGGGAAGTACTTCTCCCGCCGCTGCCACCTGAAACGACACCAGAAGCTCCATGGCAAAATGGAGCTGCTCAGTTGTGGGTAA